Proteins found in one Cryptococcus neoformans var. grubii H99 chromosome 14, complete sequence genomic segment:
- a CDS encoding LIM domain-containing protein, with protein MERRPPATVPIPQPVPKVAYEPPVFQTFQERRRARDIALRASASHPRLRDTLPRPPPPPAALAMMAAPDTIPGPPPVPPLRSRSPLPSSPSPSHAPSNTHDGQPSRPLPPPRVRTPLAANANPLPAPPPSAQYSPFTPSQPPQPSAPVPAAVETDLDRSDTLTSVKSLDRTSFSSPSCKRPLPKPPGGVNPSRSLDRGVAPSLAVGEGVVRRGAGRKQPSVVNEETEETLIDLPKSGNSSAGSHPPQALPRPYLPQQPAAIVMPDNTFQKNVDPYTPAKCPQLPAINIGDSDSPPAVSIDDGGNNVMYGAAPKSKEVSALPVSPGIQFTGAPVIAVSSFDTADDMLQGGEISFSVPMINIESDPCASTKPLPLIASGPSRAPNPPRHQAHIHPNSAILCAGCQTPIIGRIVNAMNQRWHPHCFMCAECGELLEHVSSYEFEGKAYCHLDYHDKFAHHCHHCKTPIVEPRFITLDDEILGQRYYHELHFFCSECGDPFLDPSKSSAPGTEKGKQGGGSDGQEEDGETNEFVIHKGHPYCERCHLRLHKPKCKACTLPIPDVAISAMGAKWHKECFVCSRCHNDFANNIFFPRNGAAICTICYEQVMS; from the exons ATGGAACGCCGGCCGCCTGCGACTGTCCCGATCCCCCAGCCCGTCCCCAAGGTGGCGTATGAGCCCCCCGTGTTCCAGACCTTCCAGGAGCGGCGGCGGGCGCGCGACATCGCCCTCCGCGCCAGCGCCAGCCACCCCCGCCTCCGGGACACCCTTCCCCgcccgcccccgccccccgCTGCACTCGCCATGATGGCCGCCCCGGATACCATACCCGGCCCTCCTCCCGTCCCCCCGCTGCGCTCCAGAAGCCCgctcccctcctccccctccccttcccacGCCCCCTCCAACACCCACGACGGACAACCCTCTCGCCCTTTACCACCGCCACGAGTCCGCACTCCCCTCGCCGCCAACGCAAATCCACTTCCTGCCCCACCACCATCCGCCCAGTATTCGCCATTCACGCCTTCACAACCTCCTCAGCCATCAGCGCCCGTCCCAGCTGCCGTCGAAACTGACCTGGACAGGTCGGATACACTCACGTCTGTCAAGTCCCTCGATCGGACAAGCTTCAGCTCGCCCTCGTGTAAACGTCCTTTGCCGAAACCCCCGGGGGGCGTAAACCCGTCAAGGAGCCTGGACCGCGGTGTAGCTCCGTCCTTAGCTGTAGGGGAAGGCGTCGTTCGACGAGGTGCCGGGAGGAAACAGCCGTCGGTTGTGAATGAAGAGACTGAAGAGACGCTCATTGATCTGCCCAAAAGTGGCAATTCATCTGCTGGCTCACATCCGCCACAAGCTCTGCCTCGCCCATATTTGCCCCAGCAACCGGCAGCCATTGTTATGCCCGATAATACTTTTCAGAAAAACGTAGACCCATATACCCCAGCGAAATGTCCTCAACTCCCTGCTATAAATATTGGCGATTCCGACAGCCCCCCAGCGGTATCCATTGACGATGGAGGAAACAACGTGATGTATGGAGCGGCTCCAAAGTCGAAAGAGgtctctgctcttcctgTCTCTCCGGGCATACAATTCACTGGTGCGCCCGTGATCGCCGTCTCATCTTTTGACACTGCCGACGATATGCTGCAGGGTGGCGAGATTAGCTTTTCAGTGCCGATGATCAACATCGAAAGCGACCCATGTGCTTCTACGAAACCTCTTCCGCTCATTGCTTCCGGTCCAAGTCGTGCCCCGAATCCACCTCGCCATCAGGCGCACATTCACCCAAATAGCGCCATTCTATGTGCTGGCTGCCAAACGCCGATTATCGGACGCATTGTCAATGCAATGAACCAAAGATGGCATCCTCATTGTTTCATGTGTGCAGAGTGTGGGGAGCTACTGGAGCATGTGAGCAGTTATGAATTTGAGGGAAAGGCTTATTGTCACTTGGATTATCACGAT AAATTTGCCCATCACTGCCATCACTGCAAGACCCCAATCGTCGAACCTCGCTTCATCACCCTGGACGATGAAATCTTGGGACAGCGGTACTACCACGAGTTGCATTTTTTCTGCTCCGAATGCGGCGATCCTTTCTTGGACCCTTCCAAATCATCGGCTCCGGGAACAGAAAAGGGCAAACAAGGCGGCGGCTCTGATGGtcaggaagaagatggagagacaAACGAATTCGTGATTCATAAAGGTCACCCATACTGCGAACGATGTCATTTGAGGCTGCATAAGCCTAAATGCAAAGCTTGTACTCTACCGATACCGGACGTTGCAATAAGCGCAATGGGTGCGAAATGGCACAAGGAATGTTTCGTATGTTCG CGTTGCCATAACGATTTTGCCAACAATATCTTTTTCCCCAGAAATGGGGCGGCCATCTGTACAATCTGTTACGAACAAGTTATGAGTTGA
- a CDS encoding GDSL Lipase/Acylhydrolase, translated as MSVAAYTDAVMLFGDSLTQAWSAGSFAQRMSEFFLRRADVINRGFGGYNSEWAIPVFEQVFATKKDREQGGIQQVKLITIWLGANDACLSSSPQHVPLDKYKSNVKHIVNLIRDPSSPYHSPETKIVLISPPPIIEAAWIESRLEKWKSFGCEGPEPEQNRDAKVTKQYAEGCKEVGAELGVPVVDFWTAIVEAAGGEKDEQLAPYFYDGLHLTSEGYAVLFKAVSGLILATYPELNPETMPMRMPHWADVDTENPRAAFEKVKKGRLAGEL; from the exons ATGTCCGTAGCTGCGTACACCGATGCCGTCATGTTATTC GGGGACTCGCTCACCCAAGCGTGGTCTGCTGGCTCTTTCGCGCAACGAATGTCCGAATTCTTTCTTAGGAGGGCAGATGTGATTAACAGGGGCTTTGGAG GCTACAATTCCGAGTG GGCTATTCCTGTCTTTGAACAGGTTTTTGCCACGAAAAAAGATCGAGAACAGGGCGGTATACAGCAGGTCAAGCTTATTACAATCTGGCTGG GTGCCAACGATGCATGTTTGTCCTCTTCACCGCAGCATGTCCCTCTTGACAAGTACAAGTCAAACGTCAAACACATTGTCAATCTTATTCGCGatccctcctcgccctaTCACTCTCCGGAAACCAAGATTGTGCTTATCAGCCCTCCGCCAATCATTGAAGCCGCATGGATCGAATCTAGGCTTGAAAAATGGAAGTCTTTCGGCTGCGAGGGACCTGAACCGGAGCAAAACAGGGACGCAAAGGTTACTAAGCAGTACGCGGAAGGATGCAAAGAGGTAGGAGCCGAGCTTGGGGTGCCCGTGGTAGATTTTTGGACGGCGATCGTAGAGGCggcaggaggagagaaagatgagCAGCTCGCGCCTTATTTCTA CGACGGTCTTCACTTGACTTCGGAAGGATATGCTGTTCTTTTCAAGGCCGTTAGCGGCCTGATTCTCGCTACGTATCCTGAACTGAACCCCGAGACGATGCCCATGAGGATGCCGCA CTGGGCGGACGTTGATACAGAGAACCCGCGAGCTGCGTTTgaaaaggtgaagaaggggcgGCTGGCCGGGGAGCTGTAG
- a CDS encoding serine/threonine-protein phosphatase 2A activator 2: MSTPKPSPSASYTIPTKHILSKAHLAAFQRSKTHSEIFGFIEELNEDIVGKKLTEAGQGSERTRPLISILNSVREIAESTPPVDNKQSRFGNPAFKTFYDKVGDASLDLHTRIPGLPKEAIQEVEVYFKESWGNKQRVDYGSGMELNFLSWLLCLAKLGVVTKEDYPFLVLGVFWRYIEVMRYLQSTYWLEPAGSHGVWGLDDYHFLPFLWGSGQLRNHKYLRPKAIHDPEILGEFSKDYMYLSCIEFINSIKTASLRWHSPMLDDISAVKTWEKVNQGMKKMFVAEVLGKLPVMQHALFGSLLPFPTPEEDPELKKALEEEEEGQPATDMHGHIHDPSEKGWSMDCCGIPVPSAFAAAQDANSQKGVPTLGNRPGIKPIPFD, translated from the exons ATGTCCACCCCAAAACCTTCGCCATCTGCATCCTATACAATCCCTACAAAACACATCCTCTCAAAAGCTCATCTCGCCGCTTTCCAACGATCAAAAACGCATTCCGAGATATTTGGTTTCATTGAGGAGCTCAACGAAGATATTGTGGGCAAGAAGCTGACAGAGGCTGGACAGGGTTCAGAG CGAACACGTCCTCTCATAAGTATCCTCAATTCCGTCCGCGAAATCGCCGAATCAACGCCTCCAGTGGACAACAAACAGTCCCGCTTCGGCAATCCTGCGTTCAAAACGTTTTACGACAAAGTAGGAGATGCCTCTCTAGACCTACACACGCGTATACCAGGTTTGCCAAAGGAGGCTATCCAAGAGGTAGAAGTTTACTTTAAGGAGTCGTGGGGTAACAAGCAACGAGTGGACTATGGAAGCGGTATGGAACTCAACTTTCTCTCTTGGCT TTTATGTCTTGCAAAGCTCGGGGTAGTTACTAAAGAAGACTACCCTTTCCTTGTCTTGGGTGTGTTCTGGAGGTATATTGAAGTTATGCGCTATCTTCAATCTACATATTGGCTTGAGCCAGCTGGCTCACATGGTGTATGGGGTCTGGATGACTACCactttctccctttcctgTGGGGTAGCGGGCAACTCAGAA ATCACAAGTACCTTCGACCAAAAGCCATTCACGATCCAGAAATTCTCGGCGAATTTTCCAAAGATTACATGTATCTCTCGTGCATAGAGTTTATCAACTCTATCAAAACAGCATCGTTACGCTGGCATTCTCCCATGCTTGACGATATTTCTGCTGTCAAAACGTGGGAAAAGGTTAATcaagggatgaagaagatgtttgTTGCCGAAGTCTTGGGAAAACTACCTGTTATGCAGCACGCCTTGTTTGGCAGCTTACTGCCTTTCCCAACGCCAGAGGAGGATCCCGAGCTGAAAAAGgctcttgaagaagaagaagagggtcaGCCGGCGACAGATATGCATGGTCATATACATGACCCATCAGAAAAAGGTTGGAGCATGGATTGTTGTGGCATCCCAG TTCCTTCGGCATTCGCGGCCGCTCAAGATGCCAATAGTCAAAAGGGCGTTCCGACTTTAGGCAACCGACCCGGTATCAAACCTATCCCATTCGACTAG
- a CDS encoding small subunit ribosomal protein S8, protein MSRLGSLPANLCAHLQNTSRSFHPRACIPYTNSALAISNILLRSGLVSNISLGSPAGPDPASFNTLPIPAKKLWIGLKHRDGQPVLRRMNLVSKPSFRVVVSKEELGRLLVGKRARNVPGVGIGEILIVKTPEDRRDGRTNAERYMEGWEAFRAGLGGEVICRVA, encoded by the coding sequence ATGTCCCGTCTAGGATCACTCCCTGCAAATCTCTGCGCCCACCTCCAAAACACATCTCGCAGCTTCCATCCCAGAGCCTGCATCCCTTACACAAACTCTGCTCTTGCAATCTCCaacattcttcttcgctcggGTCTTGTATCAAACATTTCCCTTGGCTCCCCAGCGGGCCCAGATCCAGCGTCATTCAACACACTCCCTATTCCCGCAAAGAAGCTCTGGATAGGACTGAAACACCGTGACGGGCAACCGgtgttgagaaggatgaacCTCGTTTCGAAGCCCAGCTTTAGGGTGGTCGTCAGCAAGGAGGAGCTGGGGAGGTTATTGGTTGGaaagagggcaaggaaTGTTCCCGGGGTAGGGATCGGAGAGATTCTCATAGTCAAGACACCGGAAGATAGGAGAGACGGGAGGACAAATGCAGAGAGGTATAtggagggatgggaggCGTTTAGGGCGGGACTTGGAGGGGAAGTGATCTGCAGGGTAGCGTAG
- a CDS encoding imidazoleglycerol-phosphate dehydratase, with the protein MSERVASVERTTSETHISCTIDLDHIPGVTEQKINVSTGIGFLDHMFTALAKHGGMSLQLQCKGDLHIDDHHTAEDCALALGEAFKKALGERKGIKRYGYAYAPLDESLSRAVIDISSRPYFMCHLPFTREKVGDLSTEMVSHLLQSFAFAAGVTLHIDSIRGENNHHIAESAFKALALAIRMAISRTGGDDVPSTKGVLAL; encoded by the exons ATGTCTGAACGCGTTGCTTCTGTCGAGAGGACCACCAGCGAGACTCACATCTCTTGCACTATCGACCTCGACCACATTCCCGGTGTTACGGAGCAGAAGATCAATGTCAGCACTGGTATCGGGTTCCTTGACCAT ATGTTCACAGCGCTCGCAAAGCACGGTGGCATGTCTCTCCAACTGCAATGCAAGGGCGACCTTCACATTGATGACCACCACACGGCCGAAGACTGTGCTTTGGCTCTTGGCGAAGCTTTCAAGAAGGCTCttggagagaggaagggtaTCAAGCGATATGGATATGCTTACGCTCCCCTTGATGAG TCACTTTCAAGGGCTGTGATTGACATTTCTTCTCGGCCGTACTTTATGTGCCACCTTCCCTTCACTCGGGAGAAGGTCGGAGATT TATCAACGGAAATGGtctctcaccttcttcaatcgTTTGCCTTTGCCGCCGGTGTAACCCTTCACATTGACTCGATCCGAGGAGAGAACAACCATCATAT CGCCGAGTCTGCCTTCAAGGCGCTTGCTTTGGCTATTCGAATGGCGATCAGCAGAACCGGCGGCGATGATGTTCCTAGTACCAAGGGTGTACTTGCCttataa
- a CDS encoding ATPase → MRRISAHPLRQRLLAPRRLLSLSPAPARTLQTTSAISFPRSPTPRRTFAAASSPSEPPHNAPEQPPLPPDDAPAPLEQEPHHAPSTGRDLLAYATEVIPPSTPAGAFPQDLQPVLTHLSTAFLPRNQHLATDPVSSPFTHVISFPPGAHGRAQTDPSREEEDSEPAPENVIALASPFEGGDIYVKEAVQTLANEMEADVVRLDLVMGLALDGMAAPLGVFGPPALSQSLNPLYQAAPSPFPNLRKESREAEDQEESMGLGFTSMPVAVLGGGGLPIPQMGHMGQQEEDFVAGRANEEWIAFFSRIINAETAEAGKKRIVLLESPLAMSKTFPVWWPSLVEAVQRRRRGLVTPGRKKMIPKNGNAEPSLVHPTSIVLQCTPSPLLPHTSPSMFAPTEKEDHELAAEEHVEDVDEQEEATHAAISALEDKFRSMGFNVHHHVEVVKPRSGAKLWWGNEESDPAGRREGDQSRLKAILGKGLSSVLPPFDGQSSDPGNQPRNPLQRLLMSRMGHLNRSEQNESSGAPLVWKAFPIAPLHRNFDAEKESRTLRRRIYSAALIARAVYQLGGELQDPLGVLKLSESTGRPLTRKTGPSSVSKGWGNAVVSWSDALHIASIAVGRAVQNGQVDGDVATVHWADIITARQAAVEEKTMTADQISKHIPAALEKDGGPTKAAKKEEAQQIVDPVVEKLRKDKKLSQHEKRLLNCIVDPSKLASTTFRDVHLPEKTIDGIRSMISLPLLFPEAFRGGVLKDHATTGALLFGPPGTGKTLLARAVAAESGARMLAIQPSDVNDMYVGEGEKLVKAVFSLARRLSPCVVFLDEVDALFGARISRGSSGSMSHNLILTEFMQEMDGLSSAIANKDKRVVVIGATNRPFDLDDAVMRRLPRRLLVDLPGVEDRKAILEILLRGEQLGEDVHLDQIAKDTDGFSGSDLKHLCVSAALSAVKDTVNVPWRHLSSSPMVSSSFGSEERPRTPLPGGKGGGGGGLGNEVLVMAPTEGGGGGGGGRKKVRVKKEKASATASYEESVLSAAREESETPVEEQLGTSEAPEEVEGEQLLSADRTRDASPIEDAPEPAKTPVEEEQTVPKRVLMHKHFKTALEEIRPSASEEGSLPELRKWAEQFGEGGKRRGKKSGFGKGFGFSDEPVRDRDTGYGKVRQDD, encoded by the exons ATGCGGCGTATCTCAGCCCACCCCCTCCGCCAGCGACTGCTTGCCCCCCGCCGCCtgctctccctctcccccgccccgGCACGCACACTCCAGACAACCTCggccatctccttcccccgCTCGCCGACCCCCCGGAGGACATTTGCCGCCGCTTCCAGCCCTTCAGAGCCGCCGCACAACGCCCCAGAGCAGCCGCCACTCCCCCCCGATGACGCCCCCGCCCCGCTAGAACAGGAACCCCACCATGCACCATCAACAGGGAGGGATCTCCTGGCGTATGCCACCGAGGTCATCCCCCCTTCCACACCTGCAGGTGCCTTTCCGCAAGACTTGCAGCCTGTCCTCACCCATCTCTCCACCGCCTTCCTCCCGCGGAATCAGCACCTCGCCACAGATCCAGTGTCCTCGCCGTTCACCCATGTGATCTCCTTTCCCCCTGGCGCCCATGGCCGGGCCCAGACTGATCCGTctagagaagaagaagacagtgAGCCTGCGCCGGAGAATGTCATTGCTCTCGCTTCACCGTTCGAAGGCGGAGACATCTACGTGAAAGAGGCGGTGCAAACTCTGGCAAACGAGATGGAGGCAGACGTCGTGAGACTAGATTTGGTCATGGGCTTAGCATTGGATGGCATGGCGGCCCCCTTGGGTGTCT TTGGACCGCCCGCTCTTTCTCAGTCGCTCAATCCCCTATACCAGGCTGCCCCATCCCCTTTTCCTAATCTCCGCAAAGAGTCTCGAGAAGCTGAAGATCAGGAAGAAAGTATGGGCCTTGGTTTTACCAGTATGCCCGTGGCTGTCCTCGGCGGTGGAGGTCTGCCTATTCCCCAGATGGGTCACATGGGCcagcaagaggaagacttTGTCGCCGGGAGAGCGAACGAAGAATGgattgccttcttctcccgcATCATCAATGCTGAGACAGCCGAGGCCGGCAAAAAGCGTATCGTTTTACTGGAATCTCCTCTCGCCATGTCGAAAACTTTTCCCGTTTGGTGGCCATCTCTTGTCGAAGCCGTACaaagacggagaagaggcCTGGTCACTCCAGGcaggaaaaagatgatTCCCAAAAATGGAAACGCTGAACCCTCTCTCGTCCATCCTACATCTATTGTTCTCCAATGTACACCTtcaccccttcttccccacaCTTCTCCTTCGATGTTTGCGCCCACCGAGAAGGAAGACCACGAGCTTGCCGCTGAGGAACAtgttgaagatgtggacgagcaagaagaggcgaCACACGCAGCCATCTCTGCATTGGAAGACAAGTTTAGGAGCATGGGCTTCAATGTCCATCATCACGTAGAAGTGGTAAAGCCCAGGTCTGGGGCCAAGTTATGGTGGGGAAATGAAGAGAGCGATCCTGCCggcagaagagaaggtgatCAGTCTCGGCTGAAAGCCATTCTTGGAAAGGG CTTGTCCTCAGTTCTTCCACCGTTTGATGGCCAATCAAGTGACCCTGGCAATCAGCCCCGCAACCCCCTTCAGCGCCTCCTCATGAGCCGGATGGGCCATCTCAATCGCTCAGAACAGAACGAGTCTAGTGGTGCCCCATTGGTATGGAAAGCTTTCCCAATAGCGCCTTTGCATCGCAACTTTGACGCCGAAAAGGAGTCACGCACACTCCGTCGGAGGATTTATTCCGCTGCGTTGATCGCTCGGGCTGTTTATCAGCTGGGTGGTGAACTTCAAGATCCACTTGGAGTCCTCAAGTTGAGCGAATCGACGGGTAGACCCTTGACACGCAAAACGGGCCCAAGCAGTGTGAGCAAAGGATGGGGCAACGCCGTGGTATCATGGTCAGATGCTTTGCATATCGCGAGTATTGCCGTTGGCCGAGCTGTGCAGAATGGTCAGGTGGATGGAGATGTAGCGACAGTTCATTGGGCGGACATTATCACAGCAAGACAAGCTGCTGTTGAGGAAAAGACTATGACTGCAGATCAGATATCAAAACACATCCCAGCAGCTCTTGAAAAGGATGGCGGTCCGACCAAGgcggcgaagaaggaagaagcccAGCAGATTGTAGACCCCGTGGTGGAGAAACTTcggaaagacaagaagcTTTCGCAACACGAAAAACGTCTGCTCAACTGTATCGTCGACCCTTCCAAACTCGCATCCACCACCTTTCGAGATGTCCATCTTCCCGAAAAGACTATTGATGGCATCCGGTCCATgatctctcttcccttgctTTTCCCAGAAGCTTTCCGGGGTGGTGTGCTGAAAGATCATGCCACCACAGGCGCTTTGCTCTTTGGTCCCCCGGGTACAGGTAAAACCCTTCTTGCTAGAGCAGTGGCGGCCGAAAGTGGAGCGAGGATGCTGGCCATCCAGCCAAGTGATGTGAATGATATGTATGTCGGAGAAGGTGAAAAACT TGTCAAAGCGGTCTTTTCCCTCGCTCGTCGCCTCTCACCCTGTGTCGTGTTCTTGGATGAAGTCGATGCACTCTTTGGAGCCCGTATATCGCGTGGATCATCTGGAAGCATGTCACATAACCTCATTCTCACCGAGTTCATGCAGGAAATGGACGGTCTGAGTTCGGCGATCGCCAATAAGGATAAGAGGGTAGTCGTCATCGGTGCGACCAACAGACCATTCGATTTGGATGACGCTGTCATGAGGAGATTACCGAGAAGGTTATTGGTAGACCTTCCTGGTGTAGAGGATAGAAAAG cGATTCTTGAAATTTTGCTGAGGGGAGAGCAGCTGGGTGAAGATGTCCATCTTGATCAGATTGCCAAGGACACTGATGGGTTCTCTGGTTCAGACTTGAAGC ATTTGTGTGTCAGTGCTGCCCTTTCAGCGGTCAAGGATACTGTCAACGTTCCTTGGCGCCATttatcatcttcacccaTGGTCTCTTCGTCATTTGGATCTGAAGAACGGCCACGAACACCTTTACCTGGCGGTAAgggaggaggcggcggTGGCCTTGGGAATGAAGTTTTGGTCATGGCACCTACAGAaggcggcggaggaggaggcggcggtaggaagaaggtgagggtgaagaaggaaaaagccTCGGCTACTGCCTCGTATGAAGAATCCGTCTTGTCGGCTGCGCGTGAAGAGTCCGAAACCCCTGTTGAAGAGCAGTTGGGTACCAGTGAAGCGCCAGAGGAAGTCGAAGGAGAGCAGCTGTTGAGTGCCGACCGTACTCGTGACGCCTCTCCTATTGAAGACGCTCCGGAACCTGCAAAGACGCCcgttgaggaagagcagaCTGTCCCAAAGCGTGTGTTGATGCACAAGCACTTCAAGACTGCTCTTGAGGAAATTCGGCCATCTGCTTCAGAAGAGGGCAGTTTGCCCGAGTTGCGAAAATGGGCAGAGCAATTCGGCGAGGGTGGtaagaggagagggaagaaaagtgGGTTTGGCAAGGGCTTTGGGTTTTCAGATGAGCCAGTGCGAGATAGAGATACGGGATACGGAAAGGTTAGGCAAGACGACTAG